From Nicotiana tabacum cultivar K326 chromosome 15, ASM71507v2, whole genome shotgun sequence, the proteins below share one genomic window:
- the LOC107792926 gene encoding uncharacterized protein LOC107792926 — MLLGLSCKNKLGMIKGTIPKPRHTSPDFEAWIRCNDMVVAWILNGLDKKIRETVMYTKSAEKLWKEIERRFGQASGIKIYQIRKEISSISQGSSCIASYFNRIKKLWDELSFSVAYPDCVCGCKENFQRLDEEQKIHQFLMGLNESYSTIRRNILMMKPFPGVENVYSMLINNESQSEVQATVPSFSSDSVAFSTGAQKPYPQNYPQKPYPHNYTQQIQFDSSRKPNANLVCRYCKKPGHVIEKCFKLHGFPSGYQPKSSNPAF; from the coding sequence ATGTTGTTAGGTTTGTCCTGTAAAAATAAATTGGGGATGATCAAGGGTACTATTCCAAAACCTAGGCATACTTCTCCTGATTTTGAGGCATGGATTAGATGTAATGACATGGTTGTGGCTTGGATCCTTAATGGTCTAGACAAGAAAATTAGAGAAACTGTCATGTACACAAAATCTGCTGAGAAGCTTTGGAAGGAAATTGAGCGGAGATTTGGACAGGCGAGTGGAATAAAGATTTACCAAATCCGTAAAGAGATCTCTTCTATCTCTCAGGGCTCTTCTTGTATCGCCTCATATTTCAACAGGATTAAGAAATTATGGGATGAGCTTTCTTTTTCTGTTGCATATCCAGACTGCGTTTGTGGTTGCAAAGAGAATTTTCAGCGTTTGGATGAGGAACAGAAAATTCATCAATTTTTGATGGGTCTTAACGAGTCATACTCCACTATAAGAAGAAatatattgatgatgaagccttTTCCTGGTGTTGAAAATGTTTACTCTATGCTCATAAATAATGAGAGTCAATCTGAAGTCCAAGCCACTGTCCCATCCTTTAGTTCTGATTCTGTAGCTTTCTCTACTGGAGCACAAAAACCTTATCCTCAAAATTATCCTCAAAAGCCTTACCCTCATAATTACACTCAGCAAATACAATTTGACTCCTCCAGGAAGCCCAATGCAAATCTAGTTTGCAGGTATTGTAAAAAGCCTGGTCATGTCATAGAGAAATGCTTCAAGCTGCATGGTTTTCCTTCTGGATATCAGCCAAAGTCCAGCAACCCTGCTTTTTAG